A region of the Flavobacteriaceae bacterium MAR_2010_188 genome:
TGTATTCCAAGTATTCACTTGGTTTAATCTTTCCTACTTTGCAAAATTGGGGTGTCATGGTATTCTTTCTTTATGTGATATACGAAGTTTTATTGTAAACGGATTTTTGAGAGAGTAACTTTCTAAGAAAGTGATTGGGTAAAATCTCGAGAAAAATATTTTAGCCTATTTAACTCGTTTAAAAGTTTCATCGCATCATAGGCATATGTATCGCTTAAATTAGAGTCCGTTTCACGAAAATTATAAGCATCCTCAACTAAAAGTTTATACTTGTTCTGAAGCTTACGCGTTTTCTTATTAATTTTTGAAACTGGATTCATCTCATTAAAAGTGATATTTAAATATATCTAATTAATTAGAATGTAGCACTATATAAAATAATAATTTCAAAAAACTTTTTAATGCAATCGATGCAGACTCAACAGTATAGACCTAAAGCAGTGGTTAAATGTAATTCTTTGCAATAAGTTTTTCTGTGTCCAGCAAGGATTTAAAAACATCAAATCCTTTGCCTTGTGTCCTTAAAGCGCCAAGAGCGTTCGCGAAATGTGCGGCCTTTATGAAATCGTTGTATTTTGTAAGTCCAAATGCTAATCCGCCAGCAAATGAATCTCCACAACCAGTAGTATCTATAACATCGGTAACTGGCACGGATTTTACAAAGTCTTTTTTGATTACCCCTTGGTCTTTAGTATAGATTACGCATCCGCGAGAATCTAAGGTAACGTACAGAGCAGTAACTCCAGAATCTAAAATATGCTTGGCAAATTCTCCCAAGTGGTCCGTATTATTTTCATCATAAATCTCATCATCATCTTCATAATCTTTGTCGAACCAACTACATTGGGATTCTTCAAGATTCATTTTTAAGATATCGATATAAGGCAGCCATTGATCAATATCTTTCCAGTATTGTCGGTGACGTTTGCCATGTTCGTTCACGTAAGTGGTCGGCCCGTGGGCATCAAAAACAATTGGGGCTTTAGATTTAGACTTTATGATTTTAAGCGCTTCCAATTCTATTTCAAAATCGGTAATTGGTACGAAAACAAAACAATCCGCGTCTAAGAATGGTTCTATTTCGCTAGCGGTTATGGGATGCATATTAGATAGTTGGGTTTCAACCCGATTGTTCTGATCGATAAATATCAGTTCTATATCCGTGCCTTGATCCTTTTCTGTAAAGATTCCAGAGGTATTAATATTGTCGTAGTCAGCGAATAACTTAGTGATGCCGGGCTTATCCTTCTTGTGGATATGTGCCACGGGGATTACTTCACCTTCACCTGCAAGCAACTTTGCCAATGCAATGGTGGGATGGGTTACACAGCCATATTTAGTGACAGTGTCGCCTTTATAAGTTTTTATTGTATCGTTCGGTATTGGGCCAACTACGGCAATCTTTAATTGTTTTTTCATTTAATCTTGAAGAGAAAATACCCTGCGTAACAAATCTGTTGTCCTTGCGGATATTTGGGTTCTTATATCTTTTTCTTCTACTGCAATCATTGTAAATACTCCTTCCAAAGCTTCACCAGTAACATAATCGGTTAAATCTGGATTCACATCTTTCGTCAAAGGAATAGCGTTGTACCTATTGATTAAATCTTCCCAAACTCTATCCGCTCCAACTTCCTGAAAAGACTTCTTTATAACCGGATTAAATTTTGCGTACAACTCATTTCTGGTCGTTAGGGTGAGATATTGCGTTGCAGCATCGTCTTTACCTAGCAATATATTTTTCGCATCTGTAAAGGTTATGCCTTTAACCGCATCTACAAATATTGGAGTTGCCTCCTTAACCGCATCTTCTGCGGCGCGGTTAAGAAGTTTTAAACCTTCATCCGCAAGACTACTTAATCCTACATCGCGTAAAGTTTTGTCTACTCTTTGTAGTTCTTCTGGCAAAAGAATCTTTACTAATTCATTTTTAAAAAAGCCATCAGTATTTGCTAATTTCGTCACTTGTTTATCAATCCCGAAATCCAAAGCTTGTCGCAATCCTGAGCCAATTTCTGCTTCAGATAAAGGTCCTTGTGGAAATTGTCCCATCACATCCTGTAATTCTCCACAAGAAAAAAGACTTAATGATACTATTAATACAAAATAAATTCGTTTCATGTTATAGGGCTTTTAATATCTTTATCAAAGATAAGTTATGCGTGTGAGACGTTTTCAATTACTATGCCTAATATCCTTTTCAATTTTGATGGGATGCGTCTCAACTTCAAAAACCATTCTCGATAATTCATCCCAACAATATATAACTGTTTTAGGAATTGCACAAGATGCCGGCTATCCACATATTAATAATCCGGCGGAATTCAGGAATCTAAAAGATAATAAAATATCTAGAGAATTGGTAGTAAGTTTGGGTCTAGTTGATCAAGCCGAAAAAAAGAAATGGTTATTTGAAGCTACTCCAGATATGCCTGAACAACTCTATAATCTTGAAAATAAATCTTTTAAATCTAAAAATGTTATTGATGGGATTTTCTTAACCCACGCTCACATTGGACATTACACAGGTCTTATGTATTTTGGGAGAGAGGCGATGGGAGCAAAGGAAATTCCTGTTTATGCGATGCCAAAAATGAAAACTTTTTTGGAGGAGAACGAACCTTGGAAGCAATTATCTACCTTAAATAACATTCAAATTCAGACAATTTACCCGAATTCTAGCTTGAATATTTCCCCAAATTTAATGGTTACTCCGATTCTTGTTCCGCATCGTGACGAGTTTTCAGAAACCGTGGCTTATAAGATTCAAGGTCCCAAGAAATTACTTCTCTTTATTCCAGATATCAACAAATGGAATTTATGGGAAAAGAATATTCAGGATGAATTGAAAAACGTTGATTATGCTTTAATCGATGCTACCTTTTTTGAAGACGGGGAAATACCGCGACCGATGAGCGAAGTGCCGCATCCATTCATCATGGAGACGATAGAACTTTTTGCTGAAGAATCCGTACAAACCCGGTCCAAGATTTATTTTATTCATCTTAACCACTCAAATCCTGCCTTAAATATTAAGAGTGATAAAAGAAAATATGTTGAAGGTTTGGGCTTTAAATTTGCATTTGAAGGTCAAATTTTTCCTTTGGATTAAATTTATTCAAGAGAAAACAATAGTCTTATTATTGTAAACCATCACTTTTCTGTGACTGTGCAATTTAATAGCATCTGAAAGCACGATTTTTTCAAGGTTACGGCCTTTGGCAATTAAATCCTATATGGAATGGGTATGGGTAACGGTGGTAACATCTTGAGCTATAATTGGCCCCGCGTCCAATTCTTCGGTAACATAATGACTTGTTGCTCCAATGATTTTTACTCCTCGTTTAAAAGCTGAATGATACGGTTTTGCACCCACAAAAGCTGGTAAAAAAGAATGGTGTATGTTAATAATCTTATTGGGATATTTATTGATTAGGGTTGGCGAAACAATCTGCATATATCGGGCTAGAACAATAAAATCAATCTTATGTTGGGTCAGCAATTCTAACTGTTGTTGTTCTGCCTTTAATTTTGATTCGGGATTTACTTCAATATGAAAAAACGGGATCTTAAAATTTTCGGCGACGTCTTCCAACGTTTTGTGATTGCTTATTATTAAAGGAATCTCAACGTTTAGTTCGTCAAGATTATAACGGCTAAGAATATCATAAAGGCAATGGCTGTATTTTGAAACGAACAAAGCCATTTTAGGTTTTAAAGAACTTTCATAAAACTTCCATTTCATCTTAAATTCTTCAGCGATATTCGTCTGAAAATCTTTTTCAAGTTCAGAAATGATAATTGATTCATCAGAAAACTCACTTTCGAGCCTCATAAAAAAGACTTTTTGGTCACTGTCAACATATTGATCCACGTAAATTATGTTACCTCCATTATTGAGTATTAAAGTTTGAAACTTTCGCAATAATGCCTCGTGCATCATCACAAATGACTAATATGGTTATGGATTTGCCCATCTTTTGTTTTGAAATAAATGTAAATGAAAATTCATAGGTCTCGTGACAAGCATAATATTATTATAATATTAGGAGTGAGTCCCTAACTTTTTTGGAGTTTCCGTAAATTTGTTGCTCATATTCACCATAATTTTAAAGATGACTCAATCTGAACCTTACAAGCCAAAAAATAAAATCCGTATCGTAACGGCGGCCTCCCTTTTTGATGGGCACGATGCTGCCATAAATATTATGAGAAGGATAATCCAATCTACTGGAGTGGAGGTAATTCATTTGGGACATGACCGAAGTGTTGAAGAAGTCGTGAATACTGCGATACAAGAAGATGCAAATGCTATTGCGATGACGTCTTATCAAGGAGGTCATAATGAGTATTTTAAATATATGTACGACCTGCTCAAGGAAAAAGGAGCAAGTCATATTAAGATTTTCGGCGGCGGCGGCGGCGTAATTCTTCCTGAAGAAATAAAAGAGTTGATGGACTATGGGATTACAAGGATTTATTCTCCTGACGATGGACGCCAATTGGGTTTGCAAGGGATGATCAATGATTTGGTGGAGCAATCTGATACTAGCGATAAACTCACATTCCCGAAGGATAAAAAAATCAACGGAGAACTAAAGGAAAAGGATGTTAATACCATTGCGCGACTTATTACGATAGCAGAAAACGAACATGAACGCTTCGACGAAATTTTTCAGTCTAACAATACCGTTAAAAATGATGAAGTTTCCCCAGTTGTACTTGGAATTACCGGAACCGGTGGTGCAGGAAAATCTAGCCTTGTCGATGAATTAGTAAGGAGGTTTTTAATAGATTTTCCGGAGAAAACAATCGGGATTATTTCCGTGGATCCATCAAAACGTAAAACAGGTGGAGCATTGCTTGGAGATAGGATTAGGATGAATGCTATAAATTCTCCACGTGTTTATATGAGAAGTTTGGCCACTCGACAATCTAACTTGGCACTTTCCAAACACGTCAATGAAGCAATCGACGTGCTAAAAGCTGCGGAATATGATTTGATTATTCTAGAGACTTCGGGAATTGGGCAGTCAGATACCGAGATTATAGAACATAGCGATGTCTCTCTTTATGTGATGACGCCAGAATTTGGTGCAGCTACCCAACTCGAAAAAATCGATATGTTGGACTTTGCCGATTTGGTGGCGATAAATAAGTTCGATAAACGTGGTTCTCTAGATGCGTTACGAGACGTAAAAAAACAATATATGCGTAACAACCATCTTTGGGATACTCCGCAAGACCAACTTCCTGTTTATGGTACCATCGCTTCTCAATTCAACGACCCAGGAATGAACGCTCTTTACCGTGCGGTGATGGACAAGATTTCTGAAAAAACAGAATCCAAGCTAAATTCGCATTTTAAAGGCACCAATGAACTCAGTGAAAAAATCTTTATTATTCCTCCAGCACGGACACGTTACCTTTCTGAGATTGCAGAAAATAATCGAGCTTATGATAAAACAGCTCTTCAGCAGGTAGAGGTTGCGCAGAACCTTTATGCTATTTATAAAACCTTGGAATCTGTTTCCGGGATCATGCTGAGCTTGTCGAAGCATGGGATTGAAGATAAGGGTCTTCGACAGGCTCAGACCGACACTGAGACTGATACTAATAAAGATTTAATTAAAATGTTGATTGCTGAGTTCGACCGAGTGAAACTCAATTTGGATCCACTCAATTGGGAAACAATCAAGGGATGGTCAGATAAAGTAAATCGATACCAAGAGCCGGTATATAAATTTGAAGTAAGGGGAAAAGAAATAAAGATAGAAACACATACCGAATCACTTTCGCATCTGCAGATTCCAAAGGTTGCTCTTCCAAAATATAAAGCTTGGGGCGATCTTTTAAAGTGGAATCTTCAAGAGAATGTACCGGGTGAATTTCCTTATACCGCTGGTCTTTATCCATTTAAAAGAACCGGTGAAGATCCTACTAGGATGTTTGCGGGCGAGGGTGGGCCAGAAAGAACCAACCGACGTTTTCATTATGTGAGTATGGGGCTTCCGGCAAAACGACTTTCAACTGCTTTTGATAGCGTTACTCTCTATGGAAATGATCCGGATTATAGACCTGACATCTATGGAAAAATCGGAAATGCAGGTGTTTCGATTTGCTGTTTAGACGACGCCAAAAAATTATATTCTGGTTTTAATTTGGCCGATAAAATGACTTCGGTGAGTATGACCATTAACGGTCCGGCACCGATGTTACTCGGATTTTTTATGAACGCTGCAATCGACCAGCAATGTGAAATCTATATTAAGGATAATGGCTTAGAAAATGAGGTTGAAAAAACATTAAAAGAGTTTTACGGAGATTCTGAAAGACCTCAATATTATGGAGAAATCCCAGAAGGAAATAATGGTTTGGGACTCATGCTCTTAGGAATTACAGGTGATAAAGTGTTGTCCCCCGAGGTTTATGAAAAGATAAAACATGATACGATAACACAAGTACGAGGTACGGTTCAGGCTGATATATTAAAAGAAGATCAAGCGCAGAATACCTGTATATTCTCAACTGAATTTGCCTTAAGATTAATGGGAGATGTGCAAGAATATTTTATTGAGAATAAGGTTAGGAATTTTTATTCGGTTTCGATTTCTGGTTATCATATAGCCGAAGCAGGAGCAAATCCTATTTCACAATTGGCATTTACACTTTCCAACGGTTTTACTTATGTTGAATATTATCTAAGCCGTGGGATGGACATCGATAAATTCGGACCTAATCTTTCCTTTTTCTTTTCAAATGGAATTGATCCGGAATATGCAGTGATTGGAAGGGTGGCAAGACGGATTTGGTCCAAGGCATTAAAAAACAAGTATGGCGCAAATTCTCGTGCTCAAATGCTAAAATACCATATACAGACTTCAGGTCGAAGCTTGCACGCCCAAGAAATCGATTTTAATGATATCCGTACGACACTTCAAGCGCTTTACGCGATTTATGATAACTGTAATTCTCTTCATACCAATGCTTACGACGAGGCCATTACTACGCCAACTGAAGAATCGGTAAGACGCGCAATGGCAATTCAGCTTATAATCAATAAGGAGCTTGGTCTAGCTAAAAATGAAAATCCGATTCAAGGCGCTTTTATTATTGAAGAACTGACCGATTTGGTCGAAGAGGCCGTGCTTTTAGAATTTGATAGGATTACCGAAAGAGGAGGAGTTCTTGGAGCAATGGAAACGATGTACCAACGCAGCAAAATTCAAGAAGAGAGTCTTTATTATGAAACCTTAAAGCATAATGGTGAATTTCCTATAATTGGGGTGAATACATTTTTGAGTTCTAAAGGTTCACCGACCATTCAGCCAAAAGAAGTTATACGTGCCACTGAAGAAGAAAAGCAACTTCAAATTAAAACCTTAAAAAATCTTCACGAGGCGTTTAATACAGATGAAATTTTGGAGAATCTTCAAGAACGTGCGATAAAAAACGAAAATATTTTTGAAGCGCTGATGGAAGTTTGTAAAGTTTGTTCCTTGGGACAAATAACGAATGCTTTATTTGAGGTAGGCGGACAGTATAGAAGAAATATGTAAGCAGCGAACCACTTTTTCCTTTACGGAAAAAGTGTGTGAGTCGCTTATGCCGACATGCGCAGCATCGTCGGTATCATGTTTACCCGAATTCAAATAGAGTATTATTTATGCCGACATGCTCAGCTTCGTCGGTATCAAATTTAGGCGAATTCAAATAAAGCATCATGTATGCCGACATGCTCAGCTTCGTCGATATCATATTTTCCCGAATTTAATTAAAGAATACGCTTATGCCGACATGCGCAGCATCGTCGGTATCATGTTTTTCCGGATGTAAATAGAGAATACGCTTATGCCGACATGCGCAGCTTCGTGGGTAGCTTATTATGAGCATCTTCCAAGGTATGTAACGCTGTTTTTTTCATTTAAAAAGCATACTCGCAACCCTATTTTAGAATTCTAGATGAGCATTTCAACGTTAAATTCTGTAAGAAAAATACTTTCAATACCTTATTTAATCCCTTCAACTAATTTTTATTTTTATTCTGTTTCCTGATTGTAGATTTGGTTTCCCTCATTTACTAAAAACAAGTTTAACCTCAACTATATGATTATGGAAACTACATTGAATTACCGCTTTGAGAGAAAATCTCAAAATTTCTTTGAATGGTTATGTTATACCATTAAATCAGAAAGATACTTTGAAGCTGAAAGCCAAATTGTAGGCTATACTGAAGGAAACTAAGAAGTACAATTATATGTTTAAATAGAGACCTCATAGATTTCAATAATCTTTGAGGTCTTTTTCAATCTCGCTATTAATATTTCGTATATTATAAAGTCATCATCCAATGACTTTGCATTTTTCTAAATTTTTTCAGCTCTCTCCTAAGAAGTGGTAAGAATTCCTTACCGTTGCTATCGCATTTTTCTAATCTATAAGAATTGCGATAAAGCAAATTGGTCATAATCCTAACCCTTGCAGCATGCTTGTGACGTCTGTCTGAACATTGCTCCAATTCAGCCTTAAGAATCTCTGGAGCGAGAGAAGTGGATTGTTGAACAATATCCCCGCTAAAATAAATTTCCTTTTTCTCCGAACCATCCTGATTTAAATCCGAAAGGTCGTAATTTAAATAGGCAGAGATATTTTGGGAAAGGGTAAAGATATCCAGTGCCTTCTTATAAATCGGCATGTCGTACAAATGATGTGGCAAACTGGAGAGCATTGTTTTTCTTATTCAATACAGTAAAAATAATGACAAGTACTGCAACTCTTCTTAATATATTAAAGCAAATGATTAAATTTGCCTTCGATATTAAATTATTTTTATCATATAACTTATGAATATAGACGAACTTAACTGGAAGATTCTGACCTGCCTGCAGAGCAATGCCAGACAATCGAACGCCGAAATTGGCCGCAGGGTGGGGATTTCCTCTCCGGCTGTTGCGGAGAGAATCAGAAAAATGGAAGACCTTGGAGTTATTGACAGCTATAAGACAATAGTCTCGCCATTTGAAGTGGGTTATCAGCTAAAAGCGATTATAACCTTAAAAGCCTTTATGGGAAAATTAAAACCCTTTTTAGAAAAAGTAAAAACCTTTAGAGAAGTTCTGGATTGTTACCGAATAACCGGAAATGAGAATATCGTGATGATCGTGGTTCTTAATAATCACGTGCATTTAGAGCGTTTTATAGACCAATTAATCACCTACGGAGAAACCAAGACCCAGATTGTGCTTTCTTCTGTAATCAACAATAACCCGATTTCAAAAAAACAACCCATCGCTCAGCCATTCGCTAACCCGTAACTTAATTATCTATGTTTTTAAAGCTGAAAACAACTAGGGTTATTTTAATAATTCACCGTTTCAGCAGCGCTTTGTCTTTTGGCCAAATTGATACTGGCATGGTAAAATACATGAAAGTTTATGGATAGATACAAGCTTTATGAACTAACTTTTGTCCGTTCTAATCCCGATTACGTTCCTGTTAGCCCGGAACAAAAGGAATTTTGTGATTTTATAATTACCCAGCGAAGCGAAAATCAAACTAATTGATCATTCATTGCCGAATCTTTCAGATAAGGTTTGCTGAATAATGCATTACCGCACCTACCCTTAAAAGATAATACTCTCGATTATGCGAAATTTTTCGCACCCACTAAGTTTTATTGGAGACCTATTCCACAGTAGATACTTAATTAGAACTTTTTCTAATGATAATATTTTGCGTTGTTATTTGTATTTTTAAATAAACTAATGGTATTTTAAATACAACATAAAATATGAAATTCCTTTACCTAATATTTATCCTGCCAATTTTTTCACTGGCGCAAAATAACACCAAAGCCTTAGTTGGCGGTACTTTG
Encoded here:
- a CDS encoding adenosine kinase, producing MKKQLKIAVVGPIPNDTIKTYKGDTVTKYGCVTHPTIALAKLLAGEGEVIPVAHIHKKDKPGITKLFADYDNINTSGIFTEKDQGTDIELIFIDQNNRVETQLSNMHPITASEIEPFLDADCFVFVPITDFEIELEALKIIKSKSKAPIVFDAHGPTTYVNEHGKRHRQYWKDIDQWLPYIDILKMNLEESQCSWFDKDYEDDDEIYDENNTDHLGEFAKHILDSGVTALYVTLDSRGCVIYTKDQGVIKKDFVKSVPVTDVIDTTGCGDSFAGGLAFGLTKYNDFIKAAHFANALGALRTQGKGFDVFKSLLDTEKLIAKNYI
- a CDS encoding pyrroloquinoline quinone biosynthesis protein B gives rise to the protein MRVRRFQLLCLISFSILMGCVSTSKTILDNSSQQYITVLGIAQDAGYPHINNPAEFRNLKDNKISRELVVSLGLVDQAEKKKWLFEATPDMPEQLYNLENKSFKSKNVIDGIFLTHAHIGHYTGLMYFGREAMGAKEIPVYAMPKMKTFLEENEPWKQLSTLNNIQIQTIYPNSSLNISPNLMVTPILVPHRDEFSETVAYKIQGPKKLLLFIPDINKWNLWEKNIQDELKNVDYALIDATFFEDGEIPRPMSEVPHPFIMETIELFAEESVQTRSKIYFIHLNHSNPALNIKSDKRKYVEGLGFKFAFEGQIFPLD
- a CDS encoding methylmalonyl-CoA mutase, encoding MTQSEPYKPKNKIRIVTAASLFDGHDAAINIMRRIIQSTGVEVIHLGHDRSVEEVVNTAIQEDANAIAMTSYQGGHNEYFKYMYDLLKEKGASHIKIFGGGGGVILPEEIKELMDYGITRIYSPDDGRQLGLQGMINDLVEQSDTSDKLTFPKDKKINGELKEKDVNTIARLITIAENEHERFDEIFQSNNTVKNDEVSPVVLGITGTGGAGKSSLVDELVRRFLIDFPEKTIGIISVDPSKRKTGGALLGDRIRMNAINSPRVYMRSLATRQSNLALSKHVNEAIDVLKAAEYDLIILETSGIGQSDTEIIEHSDVSLYVMTPEFGAATQLEKIDMLDFADLVAINKFDKRGSLDALRDVKKQYMRNNHLWDTPQDQLPVYGTIASQFNDPGMNALYRAVMDKISEKTESKLNSHFKGTNELSEKIFIIPPARTRYLSEIAENNRAYDKTALQQVEVAQNLYAIYKTLESVSGIMLSLSKHGIEDKGLRQAQTDTETDTNKDLIKMLIAEFDRVKLNLDPLNWETIKGWSDKVNRYQEPVYKFEVRGKEIKIETHTESLSHLQIPKVALPKYKAWGDLLKWNLQENVPGEFPYTAGLYPFKRTGEDPTRMFAGEGGPERTNRRFHYVSMGLPAKRLSTAFDSVTLYGNDPDYRPDIYGKIGNAGVSICCLDDAKKLYSGFNLADKMTSVSMTINGPAPMLLGFFMNAAIDQQCEIYIKDNGLENEVEKTLKEFYGDSERPQYYGEIPEGNNGLGLMLLGITGDKVLSPEVYEKIKHDTITQVRGTVQADILKEDQAQNTCIFSTEFALRLMGDVQEYFIENKVRNFYSVSISGYHIAEAGANPISQLAFTLSNGFTYVEYYLSRGMDIDKFGPNLSFFFSNGIDPEYAVIGRVARRIWSKALKNKYGANSRAQMLKYHIQTSGRSLHAQEIDFNDIRTTLQALYAIYDNCNSLHTNAYDEAITTPTEESVRRAMAIQLIINKELGLAKNENPIQGAFIIEELTDLVEEAVLLEFDRITERGGVLGAMETMYQRSKIQEESLYYETLKHNGEFPIIGVNTFLSSKGSPTIQPKEVIRATEEEKQLQIKTLKNLHEAFNTDEILENLQERAIKNENIFEALMEVCKVCSLGQITNALFEVGGQYRRNM
- a CDS encoding Lrp/AsnC family transcriptional regulator, leucine-responsive regulatory protein translates to MNIDELNWKILTCLQSNARQSNAEIGRRVGISSPAVAERIRKMEDLGVIDSYKTIVSPFEVGYQLKAIITLKAFMGKLKPFLEKVKTFREVLDCYRITGNENIVMIVVLNNHVHLERFIDQLITYGETKTQIVLSSVINNNPISKKQPIAQPFANP